The proteins below come from a single Corylus avellana chromosome ca3, CavTom2PMs-1.0 genomic window:
- the LOC132173292 gene encoding leucine-rich repeat receptor-like serine/threonine-protein kinase RGI4, which yields MPVNPWTLFSFLTIIFLSLLHHPFVALAVNQQGQALLSWKQSLNGSPEELSNWNPNDETPCRWFGITCNLNKDLVGLELRYLDLMGRVPSNFTSLMSLKEIVLTGTNLTGSIPKEIAILRELSYLDLSDNALTGEIPSELCNLLKLQEIHLNTNRLEGSIPVQIGSLTSLKQLILYDNQLSGEIPSPIGNLKLLQVLRAGGNKNIQGALPQEIGNCTDLVMLGLAETSISGFLPPSLGLLKKLETLAIYTALISGQIPPELGDCSALQNIYLYENSLAGSVPTSLGSLKNLRNLLLWQNSLVGTIPSELGNCQKLSVIDISLNTLTGSIPKTFGNLLALEELQLSENQISGDIPAQLGNCTKLTHIELDNNQLTGTIPYEIGNLGNLTLLYLWKNKLEGVIPSSISNCQNLAAVDLSQNGLTGNIPKGIFELKNLVKLLLLSNNLSGQIPPEIGNCSSLNRFRANLNMLTGPVPPQIGNLANLDFLDLGSNRLSGNIPEFSGCPNLTYIDLHSNAITGNLPEKFSRLSSLQFVDFSDNLIEGTLSPSLGSLSSLTKLVLKMNRFSGPIPSQLGSLEKLQLLDLSGNELSGNIPVSLGRIPALEIALNLSWNQFSGEIPAEFAGLDKLGILDLSHNQLSGDLRYLADLQNLVVLNVSYNNLSGRVPDTPFFAKLPLSVLAGNPSLCLSANQCASDKRSNSARRRAEAARVAMIALLCGACALLLAALYIIVVGSKKRRSGGPGFGGAHDCDLEGDGDVDMGLPWEVTLYQKLDLSISDVAKCLTAGNIIGRGRTGIVYKVTIASGLAIAVKRFRSSEKVSASAFSSEIATLARIRHRNIVRLLGWGASRKTKLLFYDFLPNGTLGALLHEGCAGLVEWDTRLKIALGVAEGLAYLHHDCVPAILHRDVKAHNILLGDRYEACLADFGLARLIEDNGNSFSANPQFAGSYGYIAPEYGCSLKITEKSDVYSFGVVLLEIITGKKPVDPSFPEGKHVIQWVRDHLKSKQDPVEILDPKLQGYPDTQIQEMLQALGISLLCTSNRAEDRPTMKDVAALLREIQHEPTVNGGEPHKPTANSVINKMADTTTTSSVTPAQLALLQGSSNCSFAYSSSSAGYLSGNN from the exons ATGCCTGTAAATCCATGGACCCTCTTTTCCTTCCTAAcgatcatttttctttcacttctCCACCACCCATTTGTAGCTCTTGCTGTTAACCAACAAGGCCAGGCTCTTCTTTCATGGAAGCAGAGCCTGAATGGATCCCCTGAGGAATTAAGCAATTGGAACCCAAATGATGAAACTCCATGTAGGTGGTTCGGCATCACTTGCAACCTCAACAAGGATCTTGTCGGATTGGAGTTGAGGTACTTGGATTTGATGGGTCGGGTTCCTTCAAACTTCACCTCCTTGATGTCCTTGAAGGAGATTGTTCTAACCGGAACAAACCTCACCGGTTCCATCCCCAAAGAGATTGCTATTCTCCGGGAACTGAGCTACTTGGACTTGAGTGACAATGCCTTAACCGGCGAAATCCCAAGTGAGCTTTGCAACTTGCTTAAGCTCCAAGAAATCCACCTCAATACCAACCGGCTGGAGGGGTCCATACCGGTCCAAATCGGCAGCCTCACGAGCTTGAAGCAGCTAATTCTCTACGACAACCAGCTCAGTGGTGAAATACCCAGTCCCATAGGCAACTTGAAGCTGCTTCAGGTACTCAGAGCCGGTGGGAACAAGAATATCCAAGGCGCTTTACCTCAAGAAATCGGAAACTGCACCGATTTGGTCATGTTGGGCCTGGCCGAAACGAGCATCTCGGGCTTCCTCCCACCCAGCCTCGGCCTCCTCAAGAAGCTTGAAACGCTCGCAATCTACACCGCCCTCATCTCCGGCCAAATTCCTCCGGAGCTCGGAGACTGCTCGGCGCTCCAGAACATCTACTTGTACGAGAATTCGCTCGCCGGTTCGGTCCCAACCAGTCTCGGAAGCCTCAAGAATCTCCGAAACCTTTTGCTCTGGCAGAACAGTCTGGTGGGCACTATTCCATCGGAGCTAGGGAATTGCCAAAAACTATCCGTCATCGACATCTCGTTGAACACGCTAACTGGAAGCATCCCGAAAACTTTCGGAAACTTATTGGCTCTGGAGGAACTCCAACTCAGCGAGAACCAAATATCGGGCGATATCCCGGCCCAGCTAGGAAACTGTACGAAACTCACCCACATCGAGCTCGACAACAATCAGTTAACCGGCACGATACCTTACGAAATCGGAAATCTCGGGAATCTCACATTGCTCTACCTATGGAAGAACAAGCTGGAGGGAGTGATTCCGTCTTCAATTTCCAACTGTCAGAATCTGGCGGCCGTGGATTTGTCTCAGAACGGCTTGACCGGGAACATTCCCAAGGGGATCTTCGAGCTCAAGAACCTCGTCAAGCTCTTGCTGCTCTCCAACAATTTGTCGGGGCAGATACCGCCCGAGATCGGCAACTGCTCGTCCTTGAATCGCTTCCGAGCGAACCTCAACATGCTTACTGGGCCCGTCCCGCCGCAGATTGGGAACTTGGCCAATCTTGATTTCCTGGATCTCGGATCGAATCGCCTCTCCGGAAACATTCCGGAGTTCTCCGGATGCCCCAATCTCACGTACATCGACTTGCATTCCAATGCAATCACCGGAAATTTGCCGGAGAAATTTAGCCGGCTTTCCTCGTTGCAATTTGTTGATTTTTCCGACAATTTGATTGAAGGGACGCTGAGTCCGAGTCTTGGATCGCTGAGTTCACTCACTAAACTCGTTCTGAAGATGAACCGGTTCTCGGGTCCGATTCCGAGCCAACTCGGTTCGCTTGAGAAGTTACAGTTACTGGACCTGAGCGGAAACGAGCTGTCGGGGAACATTCCGGTGAGCTTGGGTAGGATTCCGGCGCTCGAGATCGCTCTGAATCTGAGCTGGAATCAATTCTCCGGGGAGATTCCGGCCGAGTTCGCAGGCTTGGACAAGCTCGGGATCTTGGATCTCTCTCACAACCAGCTCTCCGGGGACCTCCGATACCTCGCGGATCTTCAGAATCTTGTGGTCCTTAACGTATCATACAACAATTTATCGGGGCGCGTGCCGGACACGCCCTTCTTCGCGAAGCTTCCGCTGAGCGTTCTCGCGGGGAACCCCTCCCTGTGCCTCTCCGCCAACCAGTGCGCTTCCGACAAGCGCAGCAATTCAGCCCGAAGACGAGCCGAGGCCGCGCGCGTGGCGATGATCGCCCTCCTTTGCGGCGCGTGCGCACTGCTCCTGGCTGCGCTCTACATCATCGTCGTTGGATCGAAGAAAAGGCGCAGTGGGGGCCCCGGATTCGGTGGGGCTCACGACTGTGACCTCGAAGGAGATGGTGACGTGGACATGGGCCTCCCCTGGGAAGTGACACTATACCAGAAGCTCGACCTATCCATTTCCGACGTGGCCAAGTGCCTGACAGCTGGCAACATAATCGGCCGCGGACGAACCGGCATAGTTTACAAGGTCACTATTGCGTCGGGCCTAGCCATCGCCGTAAAAAGGTTCCGATCGTCAGAGAAGGTCTCCGCATCGGCATTCTCGTCCGAGATTGCCACCCTGGCCCGAATCCGACACCGAAACATAGTCCGACTACTAGGTTGGGGGGCTAGCCGGAAAACCAAACTGCTTTTCTACGATTTCTTGCCTAACGGTACTTTAGGCGCGTTGTTGCATGAGGGATGCGCAGGATTAGTGGAGTGGGACACTCGGCTCAAGATAGCATTGGGCGTTGCAGAAGGCCTCGCGTACTTGCACCACGATTGCGTGCCTGCCATATTACACCGGGACGTGAAGGCACATAACATATTGCTAGGCGACCGGTACGAGGCTTGCCTCGCCGATTTCGGCCTCGCAAGGTTGATCGAAGATAATGGCAATTCATTTTCGGCTAACCCGCAATTTGCTGGGTCGTACGGCTACATTGCTCCGG AGTATGGTTGCAGCTTAAAAATCACAGAGAAGAGCGATGTCTACAGCTTCGGGGTGGTTCTGCTAGAGATAATAACAGGGAAAAAGCCAGTGGACCCATCATTCCCCGAAGGAAAACATGTTATTCAATGGGTTCGAGACCACTTAAAGAGCAAGCAGGACCCAGTTGAGATCCTGGATCCCAAGCTTCAAGGTTATCCAGACACACAAATACAAGAAATGCTGCAAGCTCTGGGAATATCCCTCCTCTGTACAAGCAATCGTGCCGAAGATCGCCCGACAATGAAAGATGTGGCAGCATTATTGAGAGAAATTCAGCATGAGCCCACGGTTAATGGAGGCGAGCCCCACAAGCCCACCGCCAACTCCGTCATCAACAAGATGGCCGACACCACCACGACGTCGTCGGTAACCCCGGCTCAATTGGCTCTCCTCCAAGGCTCTTCTAATTGCTCCTTTGCTTACTCGTCTTCTTCAGCCGGTTATTTATCAGGAAATAATTAA